In a genomic window of Brassica rapa cultivar Chiifu-401-42 chromosome A10, CAAS_Brap_v3.01, whole genome shotgun sequence:
- the LOC103847222 gene encoding soluble inorganic pyrophosphatase 6, chloroplastic — MAATRVLTAAAATTQPTSCFLSKRAFLLPAKTSSFALSFNRRALVLKSKRTFSCSAIYNPQTKVQEEGQSETLDYRVFFLDGGSGKKVSPWHDIPLTLGDGVFNFIVEIPKESKAKMEVATDEDYTPIKQDTKKGKLRYYPYNINWNYGLLPQTWEDPSQANPEVEGAFGDNDPVDVVEIGEAQRKIGEVLKIKPLAALAMIDEGELDWKIVAISLDDPKAHFVNDVDDVEKHFPGTLTAIRDWFRDYKIPDGKPANRFGLGDKPANKDYALKIIHETNESWAKLVKRSVDAGDLSLF; from the exons ATGGCAGCCACAAGAGTGCTCACTGCAGCTGCAGCCACTACCCAACCCACCTCCTGTTTCCTCTCCAAACGAGCTTTCCTTCTCCCGGCCAAGACATCATCCTTCGCTCTATCCTTCAACAGAAGAGCTTTGGTGTTGAAATCGAAGCGAACCTTCTCTTGCAGCGCCATTTACAACCCTCAAACCAAGGTTCAAGAAGAAGGTCAATCCGAAACCTTAGATTATCGTGTCTTCTTCCTCGATGGTGGCTCCGGAAAGAAG GTTTCTCCATGGCATGATATACCGTTGACCTTAGGAGATGGAGTTTTCAACTTCATAGTTGAGATCCCCAAAGAGTCCAAAGCAAAGATGGAGGTTGCTACTGATGAAGACTACACTCCTATTAAGCAAGACACTAAGAAGGGCAAGCTCAGATACTATCCGTACAACATAAACTGGAACTATGGATTGCTTCCACAGACATGGGAAGATCCATCTCAGGCTAACCCTGAAGTTGAAGGAGCTTTTGGTGATAATGATCCAG TTGATGTTGTTGAGATTGGGGAAGCACAAAGGAAGATAGGAGAGGTTCTAAAGATCAAGCCTTTGGCTGCTTTAGCTATGATTGATGAAGGGGAGCTGGACTGGAAGATTGTTGCCATTTCTTTGGATGACCCTAAAGCTCATTTTGTGAATGATGTTGATGATGTTGAGAAGCATTTCCCT GGTACATTGACAGCTATTAGAGATTGGTTTAGGGACTACAAGATCCCAGATGGAAAGCCTGCTAACAGGTTTGGTCTTGGAGACAAACCAGCAAACAAA GACTATGCTTTGAAGATCATCCATGAAACAAATGAATCATGGGCTAAGCTTGTGAAGAGATCAGTTGATGCTGGAGACCTTTCACTATTCTGA
- the LOC103847226 gene encoding beta-D-xylosidase 3 yields the protein MSYPRQTKGNIALSSVSTLLLSILFLISKPSNAQSSSPKFACDDTKNPSLAGYRFCNTGLNAEARVTDLVGRLTLEEKIGFLVSKATGVSRLGIPDYNWWSEALHGVSDVGDGSSFKGPVPGATSFPQVILTAASFNVSLFQAIGKVVSTEARAMYNVGAAGLTFWSPNVNIFRDPRWGRGQETPGEDPTLVSKYAVAYVKGLQGTDGGDPNLLKVAACCKHYTAYDVDNWKGVSRYTFNSVVNQQDMDDTFQPPFKSCVVDGNVASVMCSYNQVNGKPTCADPDLLSGVIRGQWKLNGYIVSDCDSVEVMYANQHYTKTPEEAVAKSMLAGLDLNCDHFTGQHALGAVKAGLVKETDVDTAISNNFATLMRLGFFNGDPKKHPYGNLGPQDVCTAENQELAREAARQGIVLLKNSPGSLPFSPSAIKTLAVIGPNANVTDMMIGNYHGVPCKYTTPLQGLVETVWAKYQMACPNVACTEVDIDSATSLAASADAVVLVMGTDLSIEREDHDRTDLLLPGKQQQLVTEVAKVARGPVVLVIMSGGGLDVTFAKNDPKITSIMWVGFPGQAGGLAIADVIFGRHNPSGKLPMTWYPQSYVENLPMSNMNMRPDNSTGYPGRSYRFYTGETVYAFGDGISYTHFNHRLIKPPRLVSLGLAKSHPCRTSKCQSVDATGPYCGKAIEVELRVRNAGEREGTETVFLFTTPPAVHRSPVKHLVAFEKVRLGKKEKAAVRFNVDVCKDLSVVDENGKRKIALGVHVLHVGSLKYSLIVRI from the exons ATGAGTTATCCGCGGCAAACAAAAGGAAACATAGCACTCTCCTCTGTTTCCACACTTCTCCTAAGTATCCTCTTCTTAATCTCCAAGCCATCGAACGCCCAGTCTTCTTCTCCAAAGTTCGCATGCGACGACACCAAAAACCCTTCTCTAGCCGGTTACAGATTCTGCAACACGGGTTTGAATGCCGAAGCCCGAGTCACCGATCTTGTCGGAAGATTAACTTTGGAGGAGAAAATCGGGTTTCTTGTGAGCAAAGCTACCGGCGTGAGCCGTCTTGGGATTCCAGATTATAACTGGTGGTCGGAGGCACTTCACGGCGTCTCTGATGTCGGAGATGGTTCTAGTTTCAAAGGTCCAGTCCCTGGTGCCACTAGCTTCCCTCAAGTCATACTCACCGCTGCTTCCTTCAACGTATCTCTCTTCCAAGCCATTGGCAAG GTTGTGTCGACGGAGGCGAGGGCAATGTACAACGTTGGAGCAGCTGGATTAACGTTTTGGTCACCGAATGTGAACATATTTCGTGACCCGAGATGGGGAAGAGGTCAAGAGACCCCCGGCGAGGACCCCACGCTCGTTAGCAAATACGCCGTGGCTTATGTTAAAGGTCTTCAGGGTACTGACGGTGGAGATCCTAACCTTCTTAAAGTTGCGGCTTGCTGCAAACACTACACGGCCTATGATGTTGATAACTGGAAAGGCGTCAGTCGTTACACTTTTAACTCCGTG GTGAACCAACAAGATATGGATGATACGTTTCAACCACCGTTTAAGAGCTGTGTGGTTGATGGGAATGTGGCTAGTGTCATGTGTTCTTACAACCAAGTTAACGGTAAACCGACATGCGCTGATCCTGACTTGCTTTCTGGTGTGATCCGTGGTCAGTGGAAGTTAAATGG GTACATTGTTTCGGATTGTGACTCAGTAGAAGTGATGTACGCGAACCAACACTATACCAAGACTCCAGAGGAAGCTGTGGCCAAATCTATGTTGGCAGGTTTGGATTTGAACTGTGATCATTTCACAGGTCAACACGCACTGGGAGCGGTCAAGGCTGGTTTGGTTAAAGAAACAGATGTTGACACTGCGATTTCAAACAACTTCGCGACTCTGATGCGTTTAGGATTCTTCAATGGCGACCCCAAGAAGCATCCCTACGGTAATCTTGGTCCTCAGGACGTTTGCACTGCCGAGAACCAAGAACTCGCTAGAGAAGCCGCAAGGCAAGGCATTGTCTTGCTCAAGAACTCTCCCGGTTCGCTTCCCTTCTCACCTTCTGCTATCAAAACGCTAGCAGTGATCGGACCAAACGCTAATGTCACTGATATGATGATCGGAAACTACCAcg GCGTACCATGCAAGTACACAACGCCACTTCAAGGACTAGTGGAAACAGTGTGGGCGAAGTATCAGATGGCATGTCCTAACGTGGCGTGCACGGAGGTGGATATAGATTCAGCCACTTCTCTAGCGGCTTCAGCTGATGCGGTTGTGCTAGTGATGGGAACAGATCTATCAATCGAGAGGGAGGACCATGACAGAACCGACTTGCTCCTACCCGGAAAACAACAACAGCTCGTGACTGAGGTGGCTAAGGTTGCGAGAGGACCGGTGGTGCTAGTCATCATGTCCGGTGGAGGACTAGACGTTACTTTCGCCAAGAACGATCCGAAGATCACAAGCATCATGTGGGTCGGGTTTCCTGGTCAGGCCGGTGGTCTCGCCATCGCTGACGTCATCTTCGGTCGTCATAATCCGA GCGGAAAGTTGCCGATGACTTGGTATCCTCAGTCGTACGTGGAGAATCTTCCGATGTCGAACATGAACATGAGACCCGATAACTCAACCGGGTACCCGGGTAGGAGTTACCGGTTCTACACCGGAGAAACAGTGTACGCCTTCGGAGACGGGATCAGCTACACTCATTTCAACCACCGGCTAATCAAACCCCCACGGCTCGTCTCTCTCGGTCTAGCCAAGAGCCACCCTTGCCGAACTTCAAAGTGCCAATCAGTGGACGCGACCGGACCTTACTGCGGGAAGGCCATCGAAGTCGAGCTAAGAGTAAGGAACGCGGGAGAGAGAGAAGGGACCGAGACGGTGTTTCTGTTCACGACGCCGCCGGCTGTGCACAGGTCGCCGGTTAAGCATCTGGTAGCGTTCGAGAAGGTTCGTCTGGGGAAGAAAGAAAAGGCGGCGGTGAGGTTTAACGTGGATGTGTGTAAAGATCTGAGTGTGGTTGATGAAAATGGGAAGAGGAAGATCGCTTTGGGGGTACATGTTCTCCATGTCGGAAGCTTGAAGTACTCCTTGATTGTTAGGATCTGA
- the LOC103847227 gene encoding histone acetyltransferase of the MYST family 2 yields the protein MGPSAKSDTNGTASSNRNPPATNGGDASLNQPPPLATNQAITESDPSKKRKMGMLPLEVGTRVLCRWRDGKLHPVKVIERRRIHNGGPNDYEYYVHYTEFNRRLDEWTHLDQLDLDSVECAVDEKVEDKVTSLKMTRHQKRKIDETHVEGHEELDAASLREHEEFTKVKNIATIELGKYEIETWYFSPFPPEYNDCVKLFFCEFCLNFMKRKEQLQRHMRKCDLKHPPGDEIYRSGTLSMFEVDGKKNKVYAQNLCYLAKLFLDHKTLYYDVDLFLFYVLCECDDRGCHMVGYFSKEKHSEEAYNLACILTLPPYQRKGYGKFLIAFSYELSKKEGKVGTPERPLSDLGLLSYRGYWTRVLLDILKKHKGNISIKELSDMTAIKAEDILSTLQSLELIQYRKGQHVICADPKVLDRHLKAAGRGGLDVDVSKLIWTPYKDQS from the exons ATGGGACCGTCTGCCAAATCAGATACCAACGGCACCGCCTCGTCGAATCGCAATCCTCCGGCAACGAACGGCGGCGATGCGTCTCTGAATCAACCTCCTCCTTTAGCAACTAATCAGGCGATCACAGAATCGGATCCGTCGAAGAAGAGGAAAATGGGGATGCTTCCGCTCGAAGTGGGTACTCGTGTGCTGTGCCGATGGAGAGACGGAAAACTCCATCCCGTCAAAGTAATCGAGCGGCGGAGGATTCATAACGGCGGCCCCAATGATTACGAGTATTACGTTCACTACACAGAGT TTAATAGGAGGCTGGATGAATGGACTCACCTGGATCAACTGGATCTTGATTCAGTTGAATGTGCCGTTGATGAAAAAGTGGAAGACAAG GTGACGAGCTTGAAGATGACGCGTCACCAGAAGCGGAAGATCGATGAGACACATGTAGAG GGTCATGAAGAGCTGGATGCAGCGAGTTTGCGTGAACACGAAGAGTTCACTAAGGTCAAGAACATAGCAACGATTGAGCTTGGAAAATACGAGATTGAGACTTGGTACTTCTCACCATTTCCGCCGGAGTACAATGACTGTGTGAAGCTCTTCTTTTGTGAGTTTTGCCTGAACTTCATGAAACGCAAAGAGCAGCTTCAAAGGCATATG AGGAAGTGTGATCTGAAACACCCCCCTGGTGATGAAATTTATCGAAGTGGTACCTTGTCAATGTTTGAG GTAGATGGCAAAAAGAACAAAGTCTATGCACAGAATCTCTGTTATCTGGCGAAGTTATTTCTTGACCACAAGACTCTTTACTACGATGTTGATCTGTTTCTCTTCTACGTTCTCTGCGAATGTGATGATCGAGGATGCCACATGGTTGGATACTTTTCAAAG GAAAAACATTCGGAAGAAGCTTATAACTTGGCTTGCATTCTAACTCTTCCTCCGTACCAAAGAAAAGGCTACGGCAAATTCTTAATAGCCTTCT CTTATGAACTGTCAAAGAAAGAGGGAAAAGTTGGGACACCGGAAAGGCCTTTGTCGGATCTAGGCTTACTAAGCTACAGAGGTTACTGGACTCGTGTTTTGCTAGACATTTTGAAGAAACATAAAGGAAACATTTCTATTAAG GAGCTGAGCGATATGACAGCAATCAAAGCGGAGGATATATTAAGCACGCTCCAGAGCTTAGAGCTGATACAGTACAGGAAAGGACAACACGTGATATGTGCGGATCCAAAGGTTCTGGACCGACATCTGAAAGCTGCAGGACGAGGTGGTCTTGATGTTGATGTTAGCAAACTGATTTGGACACCTTACAAGGACCAGAGTTAA
- the LOC103847219 gene encoding R3H domain-containing protein 2, giving the protein MEKFSYNSYPDSAESSPRSRDVDFDNPPPWEDQTQQQQQQTHSYKVKFMCSYGGKIQPRPHDNQLTYVNGDTKILSVDRGIRFPALASKLSAVIGGDGGGGEISFKYQLPGEDLDALISVTNEDDLEHMMHEYDRLLRMSSKPARMRLFLFPLSSPVSTGGGFGSEGSTKSDRETLNNTITNRPELEKSVTAPASNADFLFGSEKVVVAPPAPASPPQQIIQDPQMFVNQQVITPEQHPVDIQRQIHEFQRIQIRDQEQQMQQQLQQEAMYRRKSEDGRYFTPTYAQNQPPTTTVSQTNQQPPVGYWQGNNNVPGNNIYTTTSQNLPEQQVYMIPAQSQAPGTLYHSVMRPPTQGNQGYFPPVQQRVQQHHPDPYMEQQNNQQGYNVVQPPQPTYSGGPQVMSSGPMGLHETQPYSQMGNPVYYTVAGDGMMVPPQPHQPQYQGMGQPVSGMTGPDGKVVVNTAPKVSQSSDSV; this is encoded by the coding sequence ATGGAGAAATTCTCCTACAACTCGTACCCAGACTCAGCCGAATCGTCGCCTCGATCTCGCGACGTCGATTTCGACAACCCGCCTCCATGGGAGGACCAGACGCAGCAGCAACAGCAGCAGACGCATAGCTACAAGGTGAAGTTCATGTGCAGCTACGGCGGAAAGATCCAGCCGCGCCCTCACGATAACCAGCTTACATACGTAAACGGAGACACCAAGATCTTATCCGTCGATCGCGGCATCAGGTTCCCCGCCCTGGCTTCGAAGCTCTCCGCCGTCATCGGCGGAGACGGCGGAGGCGGGGAGATCTCGTTTAAGTATCAGCTCCCGGGAGAAGATCTCGACGCGTTGATCTCGGTGACTAACGAAGACGATCTCGAGCACATGATGCACGAGTACGATCGGCTTCTCCGTATGTCCTCTAAGCCGGCGAGGATGCGTCTGTTTCTCTTCCCGTTGTCTTCTCCCGTCTCCACCGGCGGGGGGTTTGGATCGGAAGGCTCGACGAAATCGGATCGGGAGACGTTGAATAATACGATCACTAACAGGCCGGAATTGGAGAAATCCGTAACGGCTCCGGCGAGTAATGCTGATTTTTTGTTCGGATCGGAGAAAGTAGTTGTAGCTCCTCCAGCTCCAGCTTCTCCGCCGCAACAGATTATTCAAGATCCACAGATGTTCGTTAATCAGCAGGTGATAACACCGGAGCAGCACCCTGTGGATATTCAAAGACAGATACATGAGTTTCAGAGGATTCAGATCAGAGATCAAGAACAACAGATGCAGCAGCAGCTACAACAAGAGGCTATGTACAGAAGAAAAAGCGAAGACGGCCGATACTTCACTCCAACTTACGCTCAAAATCAGCCTCCGACGACGACGGTGTCTCAGACGAATCAACAACCTCCGGTTGGTTACTGGCAAGGAAACAACAACGTTCCAGGGAACAATATCTACACAACGACGTCGCAGAATCTACCAGAGCAGCAAGTATACATGATCCCAGCTCAGTCTCAAGCACCAGGGACGTTGTACCACAGCGTAATGAGACCACCGACGCAAGGAAACCAAGGGTATTTCCCACCTGTTCAGCAACGAGTCCAACAGCATCATCCTGATCCCTACATGGAGCAGCAGAATAACCAGCAAGGCTACAACGTGGTTCAACCACCACAGCCAACGTATTCAGGTGGTCCGCAAGTTATGAGTAGTGGTCCAATGGGTTTACATGAAACGCAGCCGTATTCGCAGATGGGGAATCCTGTGTACTATACAGTGGCTGGGGATGGTATGATGGTGCCACCGCAGCCGCATCAGCCTCAGTACCAGGGAATGGGTCAACCGGTTAGTGGCATGACCGGGCCGGACGGGAAAGTGGTGGTTAACACGGCACCTAAAGTGTCGCAGAGTTCAGATTCGGTGTGA
- the LOC103847223 gene encoding malate dehydrogenase 2, glyoxysomal, whose product MEFRGDATQRIAMISAHLQPSFTSQMEGKNTVMGRENCRGKGGKAGFKVAILGAAGGIGQSLSLLMKMNPLVSLLHLYDVVNAPGVTADVSHMDTGAVVRGFLGAKQLADALTGMDLVIIPAGVPRKPGMTRDDLFKINAGIVKTLCEGVAKCCPNAIVNLISNPVNSTVAIAAEVFKKAGTYDPKKLLGVTTLDVARANTFVAEVLGLDPREVDVPVVGGHAGVTILPLLSQVKPPSSFTPSETEYLTNRIQNGGTEVVEAKAGAGSATLSMAYAAAKFADACLRGLRGDANVVECSFVASQVTELPFFATKVRLGRTGAEEVYQLGPLNEYERVGLEKAKEELAGSIQKGVDFIRK is encoded by the exons ATGGAGTTTCGTGGAGATGCCACCCAGAGAATTGCTATGATATCAGCTCATCTTCAACCTTCTTTCACTTCTCAG ATGGAGGGGAAGAACACTGTGATGGGAAGAGAAAACTGCAGAGGGAAAGGAGGGAAAGCAGGATTCAAAGTAGCAATACTTGGAGCTGCAGGTGGGATAGGACAATCACTATCGTTGCTAATGAAGATGAACCCTCTCGTCTCTTTACTTCATCTCTACGATGTTGTCAATGCTCCCGGAGTCACTGCTGACGTCAGCCATATGGACACTGGAGCTGTT GTTAGAGGATTCTTGGGAGCCAAGCAACTTGCGGATGCCCTAACGGGTATGgatcttgtgatcataccagcTGGTGTGCCGAGGAAACCAGGGATGACACGCGATGATCTCTTCAAAATCAATGCTGGGATTGTTAAGACGCTATGTGAGGGAGTAGCGAAATGCTGTCCTAATGCTATAGTCAACTTGATTAGTAACCCTGTGAACTCCACTGTGGCCATTGCCGCTGAGGTTTTCAAGAAAGCTGGAACTTATGATCCTAAGAAGCTCCTTGGAGTTACTACACTCGATGTTGCTCGTGCCAACACATTTGTG GCTGAAGTTCTTGGACTTGATCCAAGAGAAGTCGATGTACCAGTCGTTGGAGGACACGCTGGAGTTACAATATTGCCACTATTGTCACAG GTTAAACCTCCGAGCAGCTTCACACCTTCAGAAACAGAGTACCTCACGAACAGGATTCAAAACGGTGGAACTGAAGTAGTGGAGGCGAAAGCTGGAGCTGGATCAGCAACACTTTCAATG GCATATGCTGCAGCCAAGTTTGCGGATGCTTGCCTTCGCGGGTTAAGAGGAGATGCGAATGTGGTTGAATGCTCTTTCGTTGCTTCTCAG GTGACAGAGTTACCTTTCTTTGCAACCAAGGTGCGTCTTGGACGTACAGGAGCAGAGGAAGTGTATCAGCTTGGACCCTTGAACGAATACGAAAGGGTTGGTCTGGAGAAAGCAAAAGAAGAGTTAGCAGGAAGTATTCAGAAAGGTGTCGACTTCATCAGGAAATGA
- the LOC103847220 gene encoding serine carboxypeptidase-like 19: MRNLHFLILFLLSISTSIHYVVVTSLHVKYLPGFEGPLPFALETGYVSVGESEDVELFYYFVKSERNPKKDPLMIWLTGGPGCSSLSALLFANGPLAFKKDEYNGTLPPLELASFSWTKVANILLLESPVGTGYSYAKTPLASEASDTKQFHQIDQFLRRWLVDHPEFISSPFYVGGDSYAGHIVPGVVQQISLGNEKGLKPFISLQGYVLGNPVTNLKVETNHRVSFAHGMGLISNELFESLEKSCGGNYMDVHPSNAKCVKDLQTYKNCISEIYTEQILLPNCPVDYVPQKLQFLSNIKTGSRRELKEFSGYDTPSLPPPGCFTYGQFLASFWANDENVRRALGVKKELGKWTRCNFQNIPYTYDIDSPIPYHVNNSRKGFRSLIYSGDHDMSIPFSSTEEWIKGLNYSIVDDWRPWMMSSYQVGGYTRTYANKMTFATIKGGGHTCAYSPDQCLPMFNRWIDGEPL, from the exons ATGAGAAATCTTCATTTCCTCATCTTATTTCTGTTGAGCATCTCGACCTCCATACATTATGTAGTTGTTACTTCTTTGCATGTGAAGTATCTTCCTGGTTTTGAAGGTCCTCTTCCTTTCGCGCTCGAGACAGG gtaTGTGAGTGTTGGTGAATCTGAGGATGTTGAGCTCTTTTACTACTTTGTAAAATCAGAGAGAAATCCAAAGAAAGATCCTCTCATGATTTGGCTCACTGGTGGGCCTGGATGCAGCTCCCTTTCTGCGTTACTCTTTGCAAACG GTCCTTTAGCTTTTAAAAAGGATGAGTATAATGGGACACTGCCTCCTCTGGAGCTAGCATCTTTTTCTTGGACAAAG GTAGCTAACATTTTATTATTGGAATCTCCTGTTGGCACTGGATATTCTTATGCGAAAACTCCGCTTGCTTCTGAGGCGAGCGACACCAAACAATTTCATCAAATCGACCAATTCCTTAGAAGA TGGTTGGTTGATCACCCTGAGTTTATATCGAGTCCATTTTACGTTGGTGGAGATTCATATGCTGGGCACATTGTTCCAGGAGTTGTGCAACAGATTTCACTTG GAAATGAGAAAGGTCTCAAACCATTCATAAGTCTTCAG GGATATGTTCTTGGAAACCCTGTGACAAACCTAAAAGTTGAAACTAATCATAGAGTTTCATTTGCTCATGGGATGGGACTAATTTCGAATGAGCTCTTTGAG TCTCTTGAAAAAAGTTGTGGAGGAAACTACATGGATGTACACCCGAGTAATGCAAAATGCGTAAAAGATCTTCAAActtataaaaat TGTATCTCGGAGATATACACAGAGCAGATTTTGTTACCAAATTGCCCCGTAGATTACGTACCACAAAAACTACAATTCTTATCAAACATCAAAACCGGTAGTAGAAGAGAACTGAAGGAGTTTTCAGGATATGATACACCATCATTGCCTCCTCCTGGCTGCTTT ACTTATGGTCAATTTCTGGCTTCCTTTTGGGCAAACGATGAAAATGTACGCAGAGCTCTAGGCGTGAAGAAG GAGTTAGGAAAATGGACCCGATGCAACTTCCAAAACATTCCATATACATATGATATTGACAGTCCCATTCCATATCACGTGAACAACAGTCGTAAAGGCTTCCGCTCTCTCATATATAG TGGTGATCATGATATGTCAATACCTTTCTCTTCAACGGAAGAATGGATCAAAGGTCTCAACTATTCCATTGTTGATGACTGGAGACCTTGGATGATGAGTAGCTATCAAGTCGGTGGATATACAAGGACTTACGCGAATAAGATGACATTTGCAACCATCAAG GGAGGAGGACACACCTGTGCTTATAGTCCAGATCAGTGCTTACCTATGTTCAACAGATGGATTGATGGAGAACCTCTCTGA
- the LOC103847221 gene encoding LOW QUALITY PROTEIN: serine carboxypeptidase-like 19 (The sequence of the model RefSeq protein was modified relative to this genomic sequence to represent the inferred CDS: inserted 2 bases in 1 codon) yields the protein MRNLHFLILFLLSISTSIHYVVVTSLHVKYLPGFEGPLPFALETGYVSVGEFEDVELFYYFVKSERNPQKDPLMIWLTGGPGCSSICGLLFANGPLAFKGDVYNGTLPPLELTSFSWTKVANILYLESPAGSGYSYAKTPRGAETSDTKQIHQIDQFLRRWLVDHPEFISNPFYVGGDSYSGHIVPGVVQQISLGNEKGLTPFISIQGYVLGNPITNLNLESNYKVPFAHRMGLISDELFESLEKSCGGIHINLDPSNAKCLNDLQAYDNCISEIYVEQILLPNCPVDYVLGDIPQTLRNIKTGRRRELKEFSGNDTPSLPPPSCFTYRYFLSAIWANDQNVRKALGVKMELGKWNRCNIQNIPYTFDIDNAVPYHVNNSRKGFRSLIYSGDHDMMAPSSSTEAWIRSLNYSIVDDWRPWMMSSYQVAGYTRTYANKMTFATIKGGGHTAELXPDQCSLMFKKWIDGEPL from the exons ATGAGAAATCTTCATTTCCTCATCTTATTTCTGTTGAGCATCTCGACATCCATACATTATGTTGTTGTTACTTCTTTGCATGTGAAGTATCTTCCTGGTTTTGAAGGTCCTCTTCCTTTTGCGCTCGAGACAGG gtatGTGAGTGTTGGTGAATTTGAGGATGTTGAGCTCTTTTACTACTTTGTGAAATCAGAGAGAAATCCACAAAAAGATCCTCTCATGATTTGGCTCACTGGTGGGCCTGGATGCAGCTCCATTTGTGGACTACTCTTCGCAAACG GTCCTTTAGCTTTCAAAGGAGATGTATATAATGGGACACTGCCTCCTCTGGAGCTAACATCTTTTTCTTGGACAAAG GTGGctaacattttatatttggaATCTCCTGCTGGCTCTGGATATTCTTATGCCAAAACTCCGCGTGGTGCGGAGACGAGCGACACCAAACAAATTCATCAAATCGATCAATTTCTTAGAAGA TGGTTGGTGGATCACCCTGAGTTTATATCGAATCCATTTTACGTTGGTGGAGATTCATATTCCGGGCACATTGTTCCCGGAGTTGTGCAACAGATTTCACTTG GAAATGAGAAGGGTCTCACACCATTCATAAGTATTCAG GGATATGTTCTTGGAAACCCTATAACAAATCTAAACCTTGAATCTAATTATAAAGTTCCATTTGCTCATCGGATGGGACTTATTTCAGATGAGCTCTTTGAG TCGCTTGAAAAAAGTTGCGGAGGAATACACATTAATCTAGATCCGAGTAATGCAAAATGCTTAAATGATCTTCAAGCTTACGATAAT TGTATCTCGGAGATATATGTAGAGCAGATTTTGTTACCAAACTGCCCAGTAGATTACGTCTTAGGAGACATACCACAAACCTTACGAAACATCAAAACTGGTAGAAGGCGAGAACTGAAAGAGTTTTCAGGAAACGATACACCATCATTGCCTCCTCCTAGCTGCTTT ACTTATAGGTATTTTCTGTCTGCTATTTGGGCAAACGATCAAAATGTACGCAAAGCTCTAGGCGTCAAGAtg GAGTTAGGAAAATGGAACCGATGCAACATCCAAAACATTCCATATACATTTGATATTGACAATGCCGTTCCATATCACGTGAACAATAGTCGTAAAGGGTTCCGCTCCCTCATCTACAG TGGTGATCATGACATGATGGCACCTTCCTCTTCAACGGAAGCATGGATCAGAAGTCTCAACTATTCCATTGTTGATGACTGGAGACCTTGGATGATGAGTAGCTATCAAGTCGCTGGATATACAAGGACTTACGCTAATAAGATGACATTTGCAACCATCAAG GGAGGAGGACACACCGCTGAGTT TCCAGACCAATGCTCACTTATGTTTAAAAAATGGATTGATGGAGAACCTCTCTGA
- the LOC103847225 gene encoding cytochrome b5 domain-containing protein RLF: protein MDTTKDDDFTFSKALQPDSQVVLDGIVLKDGLDPHLNQISPKENTVGSLSFTVTDSSSSEMILKARKPITRTKVPFEKGYSQMDWLKLTRTHPDLAGLKGESNRRLISMDEVKKHKSGDSMWTVLKGRVYNISPYMNFHPGGVDMLMKAVGRDGTFLFNKYHAWVNFDVLLEKCLVGVLDDSKVMSKC, encoded by the exons ATGGATACTACTAAGGATGATGATTTCACATTCTCAAAG GCTCTGCAACCTGATAGTCAAGTTGTTTTAGATGGCATTGTCCTTAAAGATGGATTAGATCCTCATCTGAATCAAATTTCTCCAAAGGAAAACACAGTTGGATCTCTCTCTTTCACGGTGACTGATTCTTCTTCATCTGAGATGATTCTCAAAGCTAGAAAGCCTATAACTCGTACAAAAGTCCCATTTGAAAAGGGTTATAGCCAAATGGATTGGCTCAAACTTACTCGAACACATCCCGATCTTGCAG GTCTGAAGGGAGAGTCGAACAGGAGGCTTATATCAATGGACGAAGTAAAGAAGCACAAATCAGGAGATTCTATGTGGACTGTATTGAAAGGACGCGTGTACAACATATCTCCTTACATGAATTTTCATCCGGGAGGTGTTGATATGTTGATGAAAGCCGTTGGGAGAGACGGTACGTTCTTGTTCAACAAGTACCATGCTTGGGTCAATTTTGATGTCTTGCTTGAGAAATGCCTTGTTGGAGTTTTGGATGACTCCAAAGTGATGAGCAAATGTTAA